A genome region from Bacteroidota bacterium includes the following:
- a CDS encoding DUF2851 family protein, producing the protein GGWRLGAGGWGQVASCRLQVAGGWGLGGWGGGVYFILKFFRIGWVYSGALGTNDKKPSDMTEDFLSYVWKNRLIMEPLETYNGEPVRIYDPGQCNRDSGPDFFNARVRIGSTLWAGNVEIHILSSDWYRHGHQNDERYNNIILHLVYEHDRDVYTLPGEPVPVLEVKGKVDEKMLSRYQEFLRSRWWIPCANLIGSVDSNILQKWLSQLVPERLHEKSERVHKLFVMNNYDWLQTVYLTLATGFGFHVNNLPFEMLAKSVHPKLLIRHHKDLLSLEAMLFGQSGLLNQSCSGEYPAILKKEYEKLKQEYILKPIDGKLWYFLRLRPRNFPTVRIAQFAMLIHNYGEHLPTMIKGSSFRELYTALEVNTSKYWEDHYIFGQASKKCSKNLGTGAINSLILNVIIPLKIIHSKLYNVENCLQNAMDILKEIPAESNYIIKKFQGLGVIAGNAYQTQGLLHLKKKYCDQKKCLDCMIGKVLIG; encoded by the coding sequence CAGGGGGCTGGAGGCTGGGGGCTGGGGGCTGGGGACAAGTTGCAAGTTGCAGGTTGCAAGTTGCAGGGGGCTGGGGGCTGGGGGGCTGGGGGGGTGGGGTTTATTTTATTCTAAAATTTTTCAGGATAGGGTGGGTATATTCCGGGGCTTTGGGAACTAATGATAAAAAACCATCGGATATGACGGAAGATTTTTTATCGTACGTATGGAAAAACAGGTTGATTATGGAGCCATTGGAAACATACAATGGAGAGCCTGTCAGGATTTATGATCCCGGGCAATGCAACCGTGATTCGGGTCCTGATTTTTTCAATGCAAGGGTGAGGATAGGCTCTACCCTTTGGGCCGGCAATGTGGAGATACATATTTTGTCATCAGACTGGTACCGGCATGGACATCAGAATGATGAAAGGTACAACAACATCATTCTGCATCTGGTATATGAACACGACCGCGACGTATACACCCTGCCTGGAGAACCCGTTCCCGTTCTTGAAGTAAAAGGTAAGGTGGATGAAAAAATGCTATCACGATACCAGGAATTTCTGCGAAGCCGTTGGTGGATACCTTGTGCCAACCTTATCGGATCAGTGGATAGTAATATCCTGCAGAAATGGCTTTCACAGCTCGTCCCTGAACGATTGCACGAGAAGTCGGAAAGGGTTCATAAACTTTTCGTTATGAATAATTATGATTGGTTACAAACGGTTTATCTGACCCTTGCAACGGGTTTTGGATTCCATGTAAACAATCTGCCTTTTGAAATGCTCGCTAAGTCAGTTCATCCCAAACTGCTCATCCGGCACCATAAGGATCTTTTATCGCTGGAAGCCATGCTTTTCGGCCAATCCGGATTGTTAAACCAATCCTGTTCCGGCGAATACCCAGCAATCCTGAAAAAAGAATACGAAAAACTCAAACAAGAATACATCCTGAAACCTATTGACGGCAAACTCTGGTATTTTCTCCGCCTGCGACCCAGAAACTTCCCAACCGTAAGAATAGCCCAATTTGCCATGCTGATACATAATTACGGTGAACATTTACCCACCATGATCAAAGGATCTTCATTCCGGGAGCTTTATACTGCATTGGAGGTGAATACATCCAAATATTGGGAGGATCACTATATATTTGGGCAAGCTTCAAAGAAATGCAGTAAAAACCTGGGTACCGGAGCAATAAACTCTCTGATTCTCAATGTTATTATTCCTTTAAAAATTATACATAGCAAGCTTTACAATGTTGAGAACTGCTTGCAGAACGCCATGGATATCCTGAAAGAAATACCGGCTGAGAGCAATTACATTATTAAGAAATTTCAAGGCTTGGGGGTTATTGCCGGGAATGCTTATCAAACGCAGGGACTGCTTCATTTAAAAAAGAAATACTGCGATCAGAAAAAATGCCTCGACTGCATGATTGGCAAAGTATTGATTGGTTGA
- a CDS encoding sodium:alanine symporter family protein: MNPVLEFIDNIIQDYNEYVGGYAVLLFLIPTGLYFIIRLKFLNITSLWHSIRVVAGKYDIPGDKGDVNHFKALTTALSATVGTGNIVGVALAIYLGGPGSVFWMWVTGFLGMILKYTECTLSHKYRIFNSDGTVSGGPMYYMEQGLRKKLGRGAKIMAVIFAIATILCSLGTGNMAQSNSMTNVLHSSYNISENIEFFGFSLTSKYITATIITGLVLLVIVGGIKRIAEVTSKLVPFMAILYFISAVTVIGLMYEHIPGAFSIIFHDAFTGSAAAGGFVGSSILMTMVWGVRRGLFSNEAGQGSAPIAHAAAKTKYPAREGLVASLEPLVDTLIICTLTALVIILTGTWQSDAKEVAMTVEGMSRGLSQINLGYLAPHIVSIGLLLFAFSTVISWSYYGTRAVNYLLGEKYIKPYYYLYGLFVFFGCIWSVDIVWHFVDMVITFMTIPNLIAMVLLSPIVMSETRNYFNEMKKLKNR, translated from the coding sequence ATGAACCCTGTTCTTGAATTTATAGACAACATAATTCAGGATTACAATGAGTATGTTGGCGGCTATGCCGTTTTGCTTTTTCTGATCCCTACCGGTCTTTATTTCATCATTCGTTTAAAATTTCTGAATATCACCAGTCTCTGGCATTCCATACGTGTAGTTGCCGGGAAATATGATATTCCCGGAGACAAAGGTGATGTGAACCATTTCAAGGCATTGACCACGGCATTATCTGCTACCGTTGGAACGGGCAACATTGTGGGAGTAGCCCTTGCCATCTATTTAGGTGGTCCGGGATCGGTTTTCTGGATGTGGGTTACGGGTTTCCTGGGTATGATCCTGAAATATACCGAATGTACTCTGTCACATAAATACAGGATATTCAACTCCGACGGAACGGTATCCGGCGGGCCTATGTATTATATGGAACAGGGATTGCGTAAAAAACTGGGGCGTGGTGCCAAAATTATGGCTGTGATCTTTGCTATTGCCACGATATTATGCAGTCTTGGGACTGGGAATATGGCTCAGTCGAATTCCATGACCAATGTTCTGCATTCGAGCTACAATATTTCTGAAAATATAGAATTTTTTGGATTTAGCCTTACTTCAAAATACATTACAGCAACCATCATCACCGGTCTGGTCCTTCTGGTCATTGTAGGAGGTATAAAAAGGATAGCTGAAGTAACTTCCAAGCTTGTTCCCTTCATGGCTATTCTTTATTTCATAAGCGCAGTAACGGTCATCGGGCTGATGTATGAACATATTCCCGGGGCCTTTTCAATAATATTTCATGATGCTTTCACAGGATCGGCGGCAGCAGGCGGTTTTGTTGGTTCAAGCATTCTGATGACAATGGTTTGGGGTGTACGCAGAGGGTTGTTTTCCAATGAAGCCGGCCAGGGTTCGGCACCTATTGCACATGCAGCAGCTAAAACCAAGTACCCGGCAAGGGAAGGACTTGTTGCATCCCTCGAACCCCTGGTGGATACGCTCATTATTTGTACGCTGACAGCACTGGTGATCATACTGACAGGCACCTGGCAATCCGATGCTAAGGAGGTCGCTATGACAGTAGAAGGTATGTCGAGAGGACTCAGTCAAATCAATCTGGGTTACCTTGCTCCTCATATTGTTTCCATAGGTCTGCTTCTTTTCGCCTTCAGCACGGTGATCAGCTGGTCGTATTACGGTACCCGGGCGGTCAACTATCTCCTGGGAGAAAAATATATTAAACCCTACTACTATCTTTACGGATTATTTGTATTCTTCGGATGTATCTGGAGCGTAGATATCGTATGGCATTTCGTAGATATGGTGATCACCTTCATGACCATTCCAAACCTGATAGCCATGGTTCTCCTGTCACCAATAGTTATGAGTGAAACCCGTAACTACTTCAACGAAATGAAAAAGCTTAAAAACAGATAA
- a CDS encoding monovalent cation:proton antiporter family protein translates to MPVLLSISLDFDFMPLLWVMLVAWLVPAGLSALRWQRIPAVIIEIIAGFVIGRLFFQGFSQESMLILDYLAFCGLLFLMFLSGLEIDVDMLKFSLRSVAAGSSSVFQNPFILGTGYYFLSLAFAYGGSVVLDEWIEIGNPWYFSLIITTTSLGVILPVLKNRGEIQSRFGQQMITTAAISDILGILLFTITAFILKNGWKTDIFLVFLLFLLFWVFYIAGKKLKLFLFSRITFQLAHAATQISVRGTMVLILVFVVAAQFLGNEAMLLGAFLSGLLLSVFLHKERSLLMIKLDGMGYGFFIPLFFIMVGVKFDPEPLIGLTWVMILAIFLLLFIVFAAKIISSAIWIRMYRFRRSLAGGFLMTSMLSLLIAGASIGLELGIISNTLNSILIFMAVITCLFSPLMYNLIYPANPLTGEKTVIVGGSSTGILLARRMKLHNRSYVIIENDEKRLMDIQRKGFVVINGNGLDADVYLRIGLKEQDFVVVETGNDHLNVEICKLLRRDLQHERIISKSGDSEVEHLLRSLDVKILDATRVLALTIENLILRPGSYQTLIESFENYHIQDISVTNPAVDGIQVKDIPFHLDCTLVMINREKEKFIPHGNSYLKTGDIISVFGTGASLEDTRRKLGSQA, encoded by the coding sequence ATGCCTGTACTGTTAAGTATATCATTGGATTTTGATTTCATGCCCTTGTTATGGGTGATGTTGGTAGCGTGGCTGGTACCCGCCGGTTTATCTGCATTGCGGTGGCAGCGCATCCCTGCGGTGATCATTGAGATTATCGCAGGATTTGTGATTGGTAGATTGTTTTTTCAGGGTTTTTCCCAGGAAAGCATGTTGATCCTTGATTATCTGGCATTTTGCGGATTACTTTTTCTGATGTTCCTGAGCGGGCTCGAGATTGATGTGGATATGCTGAAGTTTTCCCTGCGATCTGTTGCTGCAGGCAGTAGTTCTGTTTTTCAAAACCCTTTTATTCTTGGAACCGGATATTACTTCCTTTCCCTGGCTTTTGCCTATGGAGGGTCCGTTGTGTTGGACGAATGGATTGAAATAGGCAATCCATGGTATTTTTCGCTTATCATAACTACAACTTCATTGGGTGTCATACTTCCGGTATTGAAAAATCGCGGAGAGATACAATCCCGATTTGGTCAGCAGATGATCACTACGGCTGCAATATCCGATATTCTTGGCATTCTTTTATTTACAATAACAGCTTTTATACTGAAAAATGGCTGGAAAACAGATATCTTCCTTGTGTTTCTGCTTTTTTTGCTTTTCTGGGTGTTCTATATCGCAGGTAAAAAACTAAAGCTGTTCCTATTCAGCCGTATCACATTTCAGCTTGCCCACGCTGCAACACAGATCAGTGTGCGTGGGACTATGGTTCTGATCCTGGTTTTTGTGGTTGCTGCACAATTCCTGGGTAATGAAGCCATGCTGCTCGGTGCCTTTCTGAGCGGCCTTCTTCTCTCGGTTTTCCTTCATAAGGAAAGGTCTTTGCTGATGATCAAACTTGATGGAATGGGATATGGTTTTTTTATTCCCCTTTTCTTTATCATGGTGGGTGTGAAGTTCGACCCGGAACCCCTTATCGGGCTGACCTGGGTTATGATCCTTGCAATATTCTTGTTGCTGTTTATCGTCTTTGCTGCTAAAATCATTTCATCAGCGATTTGGATAAGAATGTATCGCTTCAGACGATCGCTTGCCGGTGGATTTCTGATGACATCCATGCTTAGCCTTCTCATTGCCGGTGCATCCATCGGGCTTGAACTGGGTATCATCAGCAATACGCTTAACTCCATCCTGATCTTTATGGCTGTAATTACCTGCCTTTTCTCTCCTTTAATGTATAATTTAATTTATCCGGCAAATCCGCTTACCGGAGAAAAAACCGTTATCGTTGGCGGTAGCAGCACAGGAATTCTCCTTGCCCGTCGAATGAAATTGCATAATCGTAGCTATGTGATCATTGAAAACGATGAAAAAAGGCTGATGGATATCCAGAGAAAGGGCTTTGTCGTAATAAACGGAAATGGATTGGACGCAGATGTATACCTGAGAATTGGCCTCAAAGAACAGGATTTTGTGGTGGTGGAAACCGGAAATGACCATCTTAATGTTGAAATATGCAAACTCCTGAGACGTGATCTTCAGCATGAAAGGATCATATCTAAGTCAGGCGACTCTGAAGTGGAACATCTGCTACGATCCCTTGACGTTAAGATTCTCGACGCTACCCGTGTATTGGCCCTGACTATTGAAAACCTGATCCTCAGGCCGGGAAGTTACCAGACTTTGATAGAGTCGTTCGAAAACTATCATATTCAGGATATTTCTGTTACAAATCCCGCGGTCGACGGAATTCAGGTTAAGGATATCCCCTTTCATCTTGATTGTACCCTTGTAATGATCAATCGTGAAAAGGAAAAGTTTATCCCTCATGGTAATTCCTATCTGAAAACCGGAGATATTATTTCAGTTTTTGGTACCGGAGCTTCATTAGAGGATACAAGGCGAAAACTGGGAAGTCAGGCTTAA
- a CDS encoding alanine:cation symporter family protein, translating to MRRVLFVAYITIFLSVTVSASNAFQENADSIQSPLHPKELSLSQQIDRVFTPFVNLLGKVLFWDPFSATGLYDPKVYDAGGQLVKDKDGKAVEAPLKLIVVWLIFGGLFFTIFMRFINIRGFRHAINLIRGRYDKPGSGGEVSHFQALTTALSATVGLGNIAGVALAVSIGGPGATLWMIMAGFLGMSSKFVECTLGVKYRKIDTRGRVSGGAMYYLRDGLKKRKLAIPGYILAALFAILVIGGSFGGGNMLQSNQAFQQFASFFPATTHHGFWYGIVLAILVGLVIIGGIKSIARVTSRLVPFMAILYVGTALVIIFMNIGYADDAFMLIIRGAFTPEAMKGGFVGVLIFGFQRGAFSNEAGVGSASIAHAAARTNEPVSEGIVALLEPFVDTVVICTMTALVIIFTGLHDGSSGLEGVQLTSAAFASVFSWFPYLLLIAVTLFAFSTLISWSYYGQKGFDYLFGNFSERIFGTRMVTDTIYRLMFLSCIVIGASSNLYAVMDFSDMMVLCMAFPNIIGLLILAPEIKHDLKSYWSRLKSGEIRKYK from the coding sequence ATGCGCCGGGTATTGTTCGTCGCATACATCACAATATTTCTGAGTGTTACCGTTTCAGCCAGCAATGCTTTCCAGGAAAATGCAGATAGCATTCAAAGTCCTTTGCATCCTAAGGAATTATCCCTGAGTCAGCAGATAGACAGGGTTTTTACACCTTTCGTCAATCTTTTAGGAAAGGTTCTTTTCTGGGATCCCTTTTCCGCCACCGGGCTTTATGATCCGAAGGTATATGATGCCGGAGGGCAATTAGTAAAGGATAAAGATGGCAAAGCCGTGGAGGCACCTCTTAAACTGATCGTTGTATGGTTGATCTTCGGAGGGCTATTCTTCACTATCTTCATGCGTTTCATCAATATACGTGGTTTCCGGCATGCCATTAATCTGATCCGGGGGCGTTACGACAAGCCCGGTTCCGGGGGAGAAGTATCACATTTTCAAGCACTCACCACTGCTTTGTCGGCAACGGTAGGATTGGGAAATATTGCCGGTGTTGCCCTGGCGGTTTCTATAGGAGGGCCGGGTGCCACCCTCTGGATGATCATGGCAGGTTTTTTAGGGATGTCATCGAAATTTGTAGAGTGTACACTTGGGGTAAAATACAGGAAAATTGACACCAGAGGAAGGGTCAGCGGCGGCGCCATGTATTATTTGCGTGATGGGTTAAAGAAAAGAAAACTTGCTATTCCTGGTTACATCCTTGCCGCTCTCTTTGCCATCCTGGTGATAGGAGGCTCCTTTGGTGGGGGGAACATGCTGCAATCCAACCAGGCCTTCCAGCAATTTGCTTCGTTTTTTCCTGCTACAACACACCATGGGTTCTGGTATGGGATTGTACTGGCAATATTAGTAGGACTGGTTATTATCGGAGGAATAAAAAGTATAGCCCGAGTTACATCACGACTTGTTCCCTTTATGGCTATCCTTTACGTTGGAACAGCCTTAGTAATTATCTTCATGAATATTGGATATGCTGATGATGCCTTCATGCTGATCATTCGGGGTGCATTTACCCCTGAGGCCATGAAGGGAGGATTTGTAGGCGTACTTATCTTCGGCTTTCAACGCGGAGCCTTTTCCAACGAAGCCGGAGTAGGTTCGGCTTCCATAGCTCATGCAGCGGCACGAACGAATGAGCCGGTAAGCGAAGGCATCGTAGCACTGTTGGAGCCATTTGTGGATACAGTAGTTATCTGTACAATGACCGCACTGGTGATCATCTTTACCGGACTGCACGATGGGTCCAGCGGCCTTGAAGGCGTTCAACTAACATCTGCCGCTTTTGCCTCTGTATTTTCGTGGTTCCCATACCTCCTTCTGATTGCCGTAACATTATTCGCATTTTCCACGCTCATTTCATGGTCATATTATGGCCAGAAAGGTTTCGATTATCTATTCGGAAATTTCAGTGAAAGAATTTTTGGCACCAGGATGGTCACCGATACCATCTACCGGCTAATGTTCCTTTCCTGTATCGTGATAGGAGCTTCCTCCAACCTTTACGCAGTCATGGACTTCTCCGACATGATGGTGCTGTGCATGGCGTTTCCCAATATCATCGGGTTGCTCATCCTGGCGCCGGAAATAAAGCACGACCTGAAAAGCTACTGGAGCCGGCTTAAGAGCGGGGAGATCAGAAAATATAAATGA